Proteins from one Coffea arabica cultivar ET-39 chromosome 8c, Coffea Arabica ET-39 HiFi, whole genome shotgun sequence genomic window:
- the LOC113705955 gene encoding uncharacterized mitochondrial protein AtMg00310-like, whose product MVIGRSKRQVFGYIKEKVVSRMRGWKEKVLSQTGKEIMLKSIILALPTYAMSCCKLPKSLCMDLCRQMAKFRWGDSEEAKRIHWISWDKLSEVKGKGGLGFRDLQCFNKATLAKQLWRVLTNPSLLVRRVLKNRYFKGTSIWETKERGGHSWIWKSILSAGDLLEKGARKRVGDGSTINIWKDKWIMNSTNGMVQSRKPEGCQISRVQGLISNGRWRKDLMQTLFSAEDCTRIGSIPLSSCGSKDRLIWPRSSSR is encoded by the coding sequence ATGGTCATTGGAAGATCAAAGAGACAGGTGTTTGGTTATATAAAAGAGAAAGTAGTGAGCAGAATGAGGGGATGGAAGGAGAAGGTTCTGAGTCAAACTGGGAAAGAAATTATGTTGAAGTCAATTATTTTGGCACTCCCTACCTATGCAATGAGCTGCTGTAAATTGCCTAAGTCTTTATGTATGGATTTATGTAGACAAATGGCAAAGTTCAGGTGGGGGGATAGTGAGGAGGCAAAAAGAATTCATTGGATTAGCTGGGATAAGTTGTCTGAAGTGAAAGGGAAGGGAGGTCTGGGATTCAGGGATCTTCAGTGCTTTAACAAGGCTACGCTAGCTAAACAGCTTTGGAGAGTGTTGACAAATCCAAGTCTTCTAGTTAGAAGGGTTCTTAAGAATAGATATTTCAAAGGAACTTCTATCTGGGAGACAAAGGAAAGAGGTGGACATTCTTGGATATGGAAAAGTATACTTAGTGCTGGGGACTTGCTAGAAAAAGGAGCAAGGAAGAGAGTTGGTGACGGTAGCACTATTAACATTTGGAAGGACAAATGGATAATGAATAGTACGAATGGAATGGTGCAATCCAGGAAACCAGAAGGATGCCAGATATCAAGGGTGCAGGGATTGATCAGCAATGGCAGATGGAGAAAGGATTTGATGCAAACATTGTTTAGTGCAGAAGATTGTACTAGGATAGGGAGTATCCCATTGAGTTCATGTGGAAGCAAGGATAGACTAATTTGGCCAAGGTCCAGTTCTAGATAG